The following coding sequences lie in one Candidatus Methylomirabilota bacterium genomic window:
- a CDS encoding methionine synthase, producing MPATSLPLIPATVVGSHGKPGWWYVAVKAWEAGELGPADLEEMLDDAADTAIRDMERAGLDIITDGEVRRLDGYVDSYYAIIKGIQPIPVRRKVGPWGYDQQTRYEAVGSIETPEGGLGIVKEFAYLKAHTTRATKATCAGPLTFGSRIHPGTVYKGVVDVAERFADVINQELRGLVAAGAEFIQIDEPARGHVSGQEMARLFNRATEGVRAKLAFHVCFGNRFGRSRFDRTYRPYFPALLEARADQFVLE from the coding sequence ATGCCCGCGACATCGCTGCCTTTGATCCCCGCGACGGTCGTCGGCTCCCACGGGAAGCCCGGCTGGTGGTACGTCGCCGTCAAGGCGTGGGAGGCCGGAGAGCTCGGCCCGGCCGACCTCGAGGAGATGCTCGACGACGCCGCCGACACCGCGATCCGCGACATGGAGCGGGCCGGGCTCGACATCATCACCGACGGCGAGGTCCGGCGGCTCGACGGCTACGTGGACTCCTATTACGCCATCATCAAGGGGATCCAGCCGATCCCCGTCCGCCGGAAGGTCGGGCCCTGGGGATACGACCAGCAGACGCGCTACGAGGCCGTCGGTTCGATCGAGACGCCCGAGGGCGGGCTCGGGATCGTCAAGGAGTTCGCATACCTCAAAGCCCACACCACGCGCGCCACCAAGGCGACGTGCGCCGGACCGCTGACCTTCGGGTCCCGCATCCACCCGGGCACGGTCTACAAGGGCGTGGTCGACGTCGCCGAGCGCTTCGCCGACGTCATCAACCAGGAGCTCCGGGGCCTGGTGGCGGCCGGGGCGGAGTTCATCCAGATCGACGAGCCCGCCCGCGGGCACGTCTCGGGTCAGGAGATGGCGCGCCTCTTCAACAGGGCGACCGAGGGCGTCCGGGCCAAGCTCGCCTTTCACGTCTGCTTCGGAAACCGCTTCGGCCGCTCCCGGTTCGACCGGACCTACCGACCCTATTTCCCAGCGCTCCTCGAGGCGCGGGCGGACCAGTTCGTGCTGGAGT
- a CDS encoding Fic family protein, producing MTKAPGRHLRRPEGYTAYLPDPLPPEIVWSPELVRALSDGDRMVGKLAGEGARLPNPHLLIRPFIRREAVLSSKIEGTQATLGELLAAEAGAAVERSPADLREVGNYVIALEHGIKRLKTLPLSLRLVRELHEKLMRGVRGDHATPGQFRRSQNWIGPPGCTLANAVYVPPPPGELITCLGDWEKFLHDRSLPPLVQVALIHYQFEAIHPFLDGNGRVGRLLITLFLIERGIVPAPLLYLSAFFEATRRDYYERLRGVGERGEWTEWLHYFLNGVARQSEDALSRAGRINRLLEQWRVAVAGAASRTPLALVDQLAANPYLTIKGAAKQLGVAFTTAQRAVARLERLSILTEIRRARRDRVYCAEALLDILEEPARLTPGEEP from the coding sequence GTGACGAAGGCTCCCGGCCGACATCTTCGCCGCCCAGAGGGGTACACGGCCTACCTGCCCGATCCTCTGCCGCCCGAGATCGTGTGGAGCCCCGAGCTGGTCCGGGCCCTTTCCGATGGCGACCGCATGGTCGGGAAGCTGGCCGGGGAGGGCGCCCGGCTGCCAAACCCGCACCTCCTCATCCGGCCGTTCATCCGCCGGGAAGCCGTGCTCTCCAGCAAGATCGAGGGCACCCAAGCCACCCTCGGCGAGCTGCTGGCTGCCGAGGCCGGGGCTGCCGTTGAGCGAAGCCCGGCCGACCTGCGGGAGGTCGGCAACTACGTGATCGCCCTGGAGCATGGAATCAAGCGCCTCAAGACGCTCCCGCTCTCCCTCAGGCTGGTCAGGGAGCTCCACGAGAAGCTCATGCGGGGTGTCCGCGGGGACCACGCCACCCCGGGCCAGTTTCGCCGGTCGCAGAACTGGATCGGCCCGCCTGGGTGCACGCTGGCCAATGCCGTCTACGTGCCTCCGCCTCCTGGCGAGTTGATCACATGTCTCGGTGACTGGGAGAAGTTCCTTCACGACCGAAGCCTGCCGCCGCTCGTGCAGGTGGCGCTAATCCACTACCAGTTCGAAGCGATCCATCCCTTTCTTGATGGCAACGGGCGCGTCGGGCGGTTGCTCATCACGCTGTTCCTGATCGAGCGCGGCATCGTGCCGGCGCCGCTGCTGTATCTCAGCGCGTTCTTCGAGGCCACGCGGCGCGACTACTACGAGCGCCTGCGCGGCGTCGGTGAGCGCGGCGAGTGGACGGAGTGGCTACACTACTTCCTCAACGGTGTCGCGCGGCAGTCGGAAGACGCGCTGAGCCGGGCCGGAAGAATCAACCGGCTGCTCGAGCAATGGCGAGTGGCTGTTGCGGGCGCCGCGTCGAGGACCCCGCTGGCCCTCGTCGACCAGCTCGCGGCCAACCCGTACCTGACGATCAAAGGGGCGGCGAAGCAGTTGGGCGTGGCGTTCACCACGGCCCAGCGCGCGGTGGCGCGGCTGGAGCGGCTGTCCATTCTCACCGAGATCCGTCGCGCCCGACGCGATCGCGTCTACTGCGCGGAGGCCCTCCTGGACATCCTGGAGGAGCCGGCTCGACTGACGCCCGGGGAGGAGCCCTGA